A window of Infirmifilum lucidum contains these coding sequences:
- a CDS encoding cyclophilin-like family protein, with protein MYLKVVFGEGFEAPVVVTSNEFYEKIRGLLPITSKLLTWKEEVYFETGVDFMGDAATRVTSGTLAYWPPGKALCIFAWANQPYGPVVHLGWLLGPKHYILGIIEEHAGGEEEVRLEPLDPAAYPEPLRRASELLNGHGFYAAPRSWGGAESVAGAFARHNFRVGFEVFVEDYGFIVESDPIYARDFSPIDEALQYRMKKVVKSRVDVNEEGYVILSEFAAREEALPDAVKQVVHDYLKVVDILSLTG; from the coding sequence ATGTACTTGAAGGTCGTCTTCGGGGAAGGTTTCGAGGCGCCTGTAGTGGTGACGAGCAACGAGTTCTACGAGAAAATCAGGGGGCTATTACCCATAACTTCGAAGCTCCTGACGTGGAAGGAGGAGGTCTACTTCGAAACAGGCGTGGACTTCATGGGCGACGCCGCGACGCGCGTCACGAGCGGCACGCTGGCCTACTGGCCACCGGGTAAAGCGCTATGCATCTTCGCCTGGGCGAACCAGCCATACGGCCCGGTAGTACACTTGGGGTGGCTCTTGGGGCCTAAACACTACATCCTGGGCATCATAGAGGAGCACGCAGGCGGCGAGGAGGAAGTTAGGCTCGAGCCCCTCGACCCTGCCGCGTACCCGGAGCCCCTCAGGAGGGCCTCAGAGTTGCTTAACGGGCACGGCTTCTACGCCGCGCCGAGGAGCTGGGGCGGGGCTGAGAGCGTTGCGGGGGCTTTTGCCCGGCACAACTTCAGGGTGGGCTTTGAAGTGTTCGTGGAGGACTACGGCTTCATCGTGGAGTCTGATCCTATCTACGCCAGGGACTTCTCGCCCATAGACGAGGCACTCCAGTACAGGATGAAGAAAGTCGTCAAGAGCAGGGTTGACGTGAACGAGGAGGGCTACGTCATACTCTCGGAGTTCGCTGCCCGGGAGGAGGCCCTCCCGGACGCCGTAAAGCAGGTTGTCCACGACTACCTGAAAGTCGTTGACATCCTATCCCTCACAGGGTGA